In Homo sapiens chromosome 11, GRCh38.p14 Primary Assembly, one DNA window encodes the following:
- the MRGPRX4 gene encoding mas-related G-protein coupled receptor member X4 produces the protein MDPTVPVFGTKLTPINGREETPCYNQTLSFTVLTCIISLVGLTGNAVVLWLLGYRMRRNAVSIYILNLAAADFLFLSFQIIRLPLRLINISHLIRKILVSVMTFPYFTGLSMLSAISTERCLSVLWPIWYRCRRPTHLSAVVCVLLWGLSLLFSMLEWRFCDFLFSGADSSWCETSDFIPVAWLIFLCVVLCVSSLVLLVRILCGSRKMPLTRLYVTILLTVLVFLLCGLPFGILGALIYRMHLNLEVLYCHVYLVCMSLSSLNSSANPIIYFFVGSFRQRQNRQNLKLVLQRALQDKPEVDKGEGQLPEESLELSGSRLGP, from the coding sequence ATGGATCCAACCGTCCCAGTCTTCGGTACAAAACTGACACCAATCAACGGACGTGAGGAGACTCCTTGCTACAATCAGACCCTGAGCTTCACGGTGCTGACGTGCATCATTTCCCTTGTCGGACTGACAGGAAACGCGGTTGTGCTCTGGCTCCTGGGCTACCGCATGCGCAGGAACGCTGTCTCCATCTACATCCTCAACCTGGCCGCAGCAGACTTCCTCTTCCTCAGCTTCCAGATTATACGTTTGCCATTACGCCTCATCAATATCAGCCATCTCATCCGCAAAATCCTCGTTTCTGTGATGACCTTTCCCTACTTTACAGGCCTGAGTATGCTGAGCGCCATCAGCACCGAGCGCTGCCTGTCTGTTCTGTGGCCCATCTGGTACCGCTGCCGCCGCCCCACACACCTGTCAGCGGTCGTGTGTGTCCTGCTCTGGGGCCTGTCCCTGCTGTTTAGTATGCTGGAGTGGAGGTTCTGTGACTTCCTGTTTAGTGGTGCTGATTCTAGTTGGTGTGAAACGTCAGATTTCATCCCAGTCGCgtggctgatttttttatgtgTGGTTCTCTGTGTTTCCAGCCTGGTCCTGCTGGTCAGGATCCTCTGTGGATCCCGGAAGATGCCGCTGACCAGGCTGTACGTGACCATCCTGCTCACAGTGCTGGTCTTCCTCCTCTGCGGCCTGCCCTTCGGCATTCTGGGGGCCCTAATTTACAGGATGCACCTGAATTTGGAAGTCTTATATTGTCATGTTTATCTGGTTTGCATGTCCCTGTCCTCTCTAAACAGTAGTGCCAACCCCATCATTTACTTCTTCGTGGGCTCCTTTAGGCAGCGTCAAAATAGGCAGAACCTGAAGCTGGTTCTCCAGAGGGCTCTGCAGGACAAGCCTGAGGTGGATAAAGGTGAAGGGCAGCTTCCTGAGGAAAGCCTGGAGCTGTCGGGAAGCAGATTGGGGCCATGA